One Carbonactinospora thermoautotrophica genomic window, GGATCGCCCCGGAGATCGTCACCGGGCGTCGGCTGGTGCGCCCGGCGGTGGAGGCCCCGGCCGAGGAGCGGTGAGCGGAGCGCGGGCGGCGGAAGGCCGGCGCGACGCCACGCCTAGCCACGCGGACCGGCCACGGCGGTGGGCGGCACGACACGCCATCGGCGACCATTGACCAGCCCACCAGCCGGCCATCACCTCAGCCGGGGCTGGTCGTTCTTTCGTTCCTGAGACGTCGGCGGTCCAGGAGCGGCTGGTACAGGCGGGTGAGGCCCAGGAGCGCGAACAGCCAGGTGGCGCCGAGGGCGAGGCCGCCGAGGACGTCGGTGAGCCAGTGGGCCCCCAGGTAGACCCGGGAGGCGGCGACCAGCAGGGCGAGGATCAAGGCGGCGGCCCAGGCGGTGACCTTGCGGCCCCAGCGGGGGGTGGCGGCCAGGAGGGCGGCGAGCATGCCGTAGACGGCCATGGCGGTGGTGGCGTGCCCGGAGGGGAAGGCATAGCCGGTGAGGTGCCCGGCCAGGTCGGTGGCGGCCGGGGGGCGCTGCCGGTCGATCAGCAGCTTGATGCCGCCAGCCAGCAGCCAGGCGCCGAGCCCGGCGGCGGTGAGCAGCGCCAGCGGCCGCCAACTGCCGGTGCGTCGCCACCAGGCCAGCCCGATGACGGCGATGAGAGGGGCGAGCACGGTGGGGGAGCCCAGTTCGGTGACAGCGCGCATGACCGTGGTGAGCCAGGGTTCGCGGTGGGCGAGGACGAAGCCGGCCACGGGCTGGTCCCAGGTGGCCAACTCGTTGCGGGCCACGACATCTTCGAGCACGGCGGCGAAAGCCCACCCGGCGGCGAGCAGGACCAGCAGGGTGAGGGTCAGCGACAGTCCCAGTGCCGGGTGCAGCCAGCGGACGAGGAAGGCCAGCTGGCCCGCCCG contains:
- a CDS encoding phosphatase PAP2 family protein gives rise to the protein MAGLLDTLTGLLGYLAGHSYRVVERLAGQASLFLLVLAVLIAAVVLVARWVARHPERVQAFADRQLSRPRVARLRAGQLAFLVRWLHPALGLSLTLTLLVLLAAGWAFAAVLEDVVARNELATWDQPVAGFVLAHREPWLTTVMRAVTELGSPTVLAPLIAVIGLAWWRRTGSWRPLALLTAAGLGAWLLAGGIKLLIDRQRPPAATDLAGHLTGYAFPSGHATTAMAVYGMLAALLAATPRWGRKVTAWAAALILALLVAASRVYLGAHWLTDVLGGLALGATWLFALLGLTRLYQPLLDRRRLRNERTTSPG